gttgtaagaggcttctccgcctgaaggagtttttagtgcttcaactttcttggattaacaaccacatcggttgtaaccaagtaaatacttgtgcctcttcttttaatgttctatttactttctgcttattctttatgcaagtattagtttaagagttcgagaaaggttggttttgtttttgtgtttgcaggctatccaatcccccccctctagccggccgcaacggtccaacAATGCAATCCTACATGACCGTGTCCCCAGAGCCAAGCCCcaggttcacacggccgtgccaattagcACGACCGTGCAACGCAGCAGAGACAAGAAAGGGCTTGGCTGTGCCATACTAGCACAGTCGTGCCGCCGCAGCCGCgtcctagcctataaaagggcttTAACCCTTTCTCTCAACGGGGAAGGGAGCCGGTGGCGAGCCGTCAGAGAGAGAATCGACTTGGTGTCGTTCCACGTCGTTCAGGACCTCCGTCCAATGATCCTTCATCACcatatcaactccagaagcaaaggatttgaTCCGAAaatcactcgtcgtcgttggataagcgtcttttctctccctctcttcttgtttgagaattgtataCTTAACATTATGTCTTCAGATTTTTCTCcaacgtctatggagtagattccttgttctaggaatagggagtagttgtggatcagttttgatgtaagactcaaatttatgcctttatttattagatgatttcgcttgcttcgTTTCAACTATTATGTCTGTTTGttgcgtattaattgattgtataggaattgctaacctcatagagagaatatcctagattgtacacctgaggggccctagtgacagtggtaacccgttcacggacatctagggtacttccttgaaaggagaggtaacTCCTCACAAGGAAGTGAGAGACTAAACTAAGCTTCTTATCTCTATTCTAGTGACACCAATTAGAATAGTGTTCttatgatctaccgaggcgccctagtgacaggggttaaccataaCAGGATTTTATAGAgatcttctttatttggtaccTAAAAATAGATACTTTAGCTTCCGATGAAtacatgttgatggacaatgagtaaatgacagaatgtgatacatcaataccaccacaatgaaactgaactcctaggactcttcataaaccaagtctattacctcttctttgctagttctcgtttccaTTTCTCATTCTCTTTTCtttagattacttacaaccatcgatagtttaACTAATCTTAAGTGaacaattgctagtgcttataatcagtcctcgtgggatcgataatctttattactgacaacgattccgtgcacttgcggaatcgtaacaagtttttggcgtcgttaccggggactgcgtctataacattagtgataatcatattagattagactagactttgttttcttttcctttatttttcctctTTCTAATATTTTGCATTTAGAGAcaaataattttattcttgtttttctttattttatgtatttttttaaaaaaatgttaaaaaaaatatattattatttcaACTCTCTTCTTTAATATACTCCATATCTTGTttttgcatgcgaagagctaacTTTCAGGACAACTTCTATCGTTCAATCTAGAGATCGATATGactttcttgagaagaagaaacctTTAAAAAGCAGTTCAAGAAGTACAAAAATCTTCAGAGATGGCTGACAAACTGTTGAAGGACTACGCGgcaccttatgcacgaggggttcggtctagcatcactcgaccgccaatcgaagccaacaattttgaaatcaagtctGCAGTAATTCATATGGttcagcaaaatcaatttggaggaggactgcacgatgatccaaaccaccacttagagcttttctacgagatTTGTGGTACCATGAAAGTGAATGGagtccctccagaatcagtaaggttattgctctttggattctccctgaaagacagagccaagcaATGGCTAAATTCCCTTCCAGCAAACAGCATATCAtcctgggagcagtgtgagcagaaatttcTGGACAAGTTCTACCCACCAAACAAAACTGCCCACATGAGGAACTTGATCGcaagcttcaaacagatagactcATAATCATTATTTGAAACCTTGGATATATTCAAAAGTATGCTGAGACAAtacccccatcatggccttgagaaatggttggttctacacatattctacaatggaatcaattATCACACGAAGGTGTCCCTCGATTCTGCGTCAGGAGGAACActaatgaacaagagccttgatgaagctgaagagatcatagagaatgtggcacagaacCATCATCAGTGGGCAATCGAAAGATCTGGTAGTTCTTTCTCAGGGAATCCAATAAAGGCACTAGAAAAATTCGACGTAGATGCAGTcacactcatgtctgcaaagctggacgctctgaccaagaagtttgaggccatgggaaacaacaCAGCCAATGCAATAGTTTGTGTTTGCGAAACCTGCGGAAGTACAGATCacgctcaagatacttgccccttAGGGCCAATACAAGCATAGATAAATCAACTTGAGCAATGTGATGCGATAGTGAGCTACAACCAAAAGCAAAACAAttcgtactccaacacatacaaccctggatggaggaaTCATCCAAATTTCTCATACCAGAATAATCAGGACCAAGGACCAGCAAAACAAAGTTATCAACCTGGGCAACAGAGCTACCTATCTGGATAGCAGacttatcaacaacaacaaccttcATAGCTGTCCCGAatcgaaaagatgcttgaagaagctctctcagagaaaaaggagatgaagaatgagatcaagcagTTGACtcaaagaatggaaaattctaagaaacatcaaaagatgcaagacaACCGGATAGCCCAGATAGCTCAGTCTTtctcaagagcacagggaacatttcCAGGAAAGCTAGATATAAACCCATTGGAACATTGCAACCGCATTGAGCTGAGGAACGGACGAACTTTGGGAGACCCCCAGATCACTACTCAGAAAGGACTTGACTCAGAGGTAGATCCCTCTCCCCTAATGCCTAATCAGATCTAAAACAGGGAAGGAGAGGAGAtcaccaagaaagttgaaggaGCTCTTCAAATTCCCCCCACAAAGTCAGACGATTCCTTACcctcagaaactgataacatcccaaaaggatgaagagttcaaccaATTTCTGAAGAAGATCAAGGAAATTTgcatagaagtaccactgatagatgtACTACACCAAATGCTGAAGTTCGCAAAATTCTTAAAGGGTATTTTATCTAACAGGAGGTAGAAGGGCGACTTCGAGACTGTAGCATTAATAGAAAATTGCAGTGCTCTACTTATGGTAAATATTCCACCAAAACTTCAGGATCCAGGGAGTTTTTCCATACCTTGCAAAATTGGGTCTGAACTAATACAGAAAGCTTTCTGCGACTTGGGAGCCAGCGTTAGCCTACTTCCATACTCATTATGCAAGAAGCTAGGACTTCAGAACATCAAACTGACTACTATGGCATTACAATTAGCTGatcattcatgtagatacccaataGGAATAGTGGAGGGCATGCCAGTAGAAGTAGGCGGATGCATCATCCCTACAGATTTCATTATCCTGGGTATAGAGGTGGATCCCAAGATtccgatcatccttggaagaccattccttgccacagctAGAGCCCTCATTGATGGAaaaagtcacaagttatccttggagatcggcaAAGAAAAGTTAGAATTTGacttatctaattcttctaactgCATCtcctcttctcagggaaattcGAGCAAGATGAACATACACAAAGTCGTGAAGTGTAGTTTTCAAGAGAGACCCCCTCCAGCAAGCAATAAGAAGTACATTTGTCCTGCACGAGCGAAACTAAAGGTgcagactggagcattaaccctaggaggagagctgtgcttccatgggtttagtccacactGACCGaaacggggtcgagctaaagatctaaaataagcgcttcttgggaggcaacccaagggtttttcattttaggttatcattccttttatagttttatttctctagtaagttcaagttgggtacttttattatttctttatttttgggtattcGCTTTCAGGATATACAGagcctccatgagctggccatgagcaTTTTATGGGCGTGGAGGTGTTAGAGGCACCAGAATAGCGAAAGGCGAGTCACCATGAGCTTAAAGGAGTCGGTCATGTGACCCCACACGATCGTGCAAAGCCGACAGAGGGACAAAGGCCACGGGttgtgcaaccttgcacgactgtgtggcctatgcagagaagaggagaacacaggtcgtgccaattggcatagtCGTGCTAGAAGAACAGTGGAGGAAGAGACacaggtcgtgccaattggcacggccatgcgATCAAagccgagaagaagaagaaaggggtcgtgccaattggcacgcccGTGCGACTTTGACCGAGGGGAGAAAAGAGGAGGTCGTTCCAATCGGCATGGCCATGCAGAACCCCACCTAACCcggccgtgtctataagacacggttgTGCCTCTACCCGTGTGCGCTGCTTACTCCTTCAAAAGCCCTAGtttccatctccttctcttccaaaAGTTTTCTCCTCTCCACTACTCCTTATCAAACCCCAAATTCCTACCTCTAGAGTTCATTTTgccttagatctacatctagatctaacatTTCTTCAAGCCTTCTCCTCTTCCCTCCTTAAGATCCATCCCCAGTTACACCTTGCACATCATGTCGTAAATTTTGAAGAGACTTCATCGAGGAAGCGATGGATTTGGCGAAGGAGATGCGCCGGAaggcgacaaaggcaaagggaaggcttctTCTTCAAAACGCAAGAGAAAAAGAGTGGCACGCGACAAAGGTAATGAAAacgagttcaatattatttttaaaaatc
This region of Zingiber officinale cultivar Zhangliang chromosome 9A, Zo_v1.1, whole genome shotgun sequence genomic DNA includes:
- the LOC122019015 gene encoding uncharacterized protein LOC122019015 yields the protein MKNEIKQLTQRMENSKKHQKMQDNRIAQIAQSFSRAQGTFPGKLDINPLEHCNRIELRNGRTLGDPQITTQKGLDSEKAFCDLGASVSLLPYSLCKKLGLQNIKLTTMALQLADHSCRYPIGIVEGMPVEVGGCIIPTDFIILGIEVDPKIPIILGRPFLATARALIDGKSHKLSLEIGKEKLEFDLSNSSNCISSSQGNSSKMNIHKVVKCSFQERPPPASNKKKKASPPPSSTLTPLSSTIASFAIAVARTHASTPLPLLFSSPDDNATASPSSRAHHHAPAAPSPSPLVDSHNRLSTAFPPPLAAGHHRHSAATAYSSISRRGSRHLSVRRHLIGGHVLPPHRKATCHP